The region ACTTTCCCGTCGACATTGAAGGGGTATTCCCCATAGCGGCATCGGCTTCAGATCCGACAAAAAGACTGAGTGACTCGATCGAGACTATTCGAGAGCGAGCACACGCAGGATCAACAATACTGACGACTGCTAGTAGCCTAACTGGTGTCCACCTCGCGTACCTTCTCTTTCAGCTCAACGATCATGGTGCAGGTACTAGCAGGAGATCGATAACCTGAACGAGGTGACGCTAATTGGGATTCGATCTTCGGCCCGTCCAGAGGGCTTTTGATCCGATATCTCTATGTGCTACCAATGACCGATTCCGATCAGGAACGAGAATTGCTCGAAGTGACGCTCGACATTTGGCATCCCGAGTGTTGGGGAATCGCTTCGACGGACGAAGTCGGAAGTGGACTCGTCGGTCACGGTGCCGCGGTCGACGGAAGGTCTGGATACGAACGGTGCACAATCTATGGTGATTCCAGGGAACACGTCGAGCAAGCAATCGACGTGGCATACGAGTCACCGTTCATCAGGACCATCAGACAAGTTGAGGACGCCGTACCTCATTACGGCCGGCAGTCACTAATCGGCCGGACGGCACAGGACGTGTTCATCGAGTACGATGCCACCGAGGGAATGGGCGCTGCATTTCTCTCTCAGGGCTTCGTGCTGAACAGTTCCTATCGAATCGAAAACGGGCTCGAAACGTGGGAGCTGCTGGTCTATACGACGCGGTCGTCGTTCGAGCGGACGCTGGATGATATCCGGAAGGAACGTGACGCAGACATTACCCTTACACGCCTCTCTCCAGCGTCATCTCCATCGCCAGTAACATCTCGTCATCGTCAGCAGGAGCTTACTCCCCGTCAACGCGAAGCGCTCACGGTGGCTCGAAAGCGGGGATACTACGAGTGGCCGCGGGCCGTGTCTGTACAGGACCTGGCGACCGAACTCGACGTCTCGAAAGCGACGTTTCTCGAGCATTTACGCAACGCCGAAGCGAAGTTGCTCGGTGATGGCCACTAAGTGCTGGCTCGTATTCTATCCTCATCCATCTGTTCCGTCCACACCCTTCTATGTGAGGATGGCAGCCATGGGGGTTGTCGATGATCTGTTCGACGTGTCCCGGTCCCACGGGTCCCGCCAACCCGAATCGTACGCGTGAGTGAGCGGGTCCTCCCCGGGAACATGCGAACGAGTGGTGAGTCAATGACTGCTATCGAACCTCAAACCATCGGCGTTCTCGGCGGGATGAGTAGCCAATCGACCATCGAATACTATCGTCGCATAGACGAAGGCATCAACGAGGCCGTCGGTGGACACAACGATGGTGACCTGTTAGTTCGGAGTGTAAATTTCGGCGACATCGAACGGTTCATTCGGACCGACGCCTGGGAGTCAGCAGGCGAATATCTGGTCGAAGCGGCCCAGGGACTAGAGGCGGGGGGTGCCGACTTCGTCGTCATGGCGACGAATACGATGCAC is a window of Natrinema salaciae DNA encoding:
- a CDS encoding helix-turn-helix domain-containing protein, coding for MTDSDQERELLEVTLDIWHPECWGIASTDEVGSGLVGHGAAVDGRSGYERCTIYGDSREHVEQAIDVAYESPFIRTIRQVEDAVPHYGRQSLIGRTAQDVFIEYDATEGMGAAFLSQGFVLNSSYRIENGLETWELLVYTTRSSFERTLDDIRKERDADITLTRLSPASSPSPVTSRHRQQELTPRQREALTVARKRGYYEWPRAVSVQDLATELDVSKATFLEHLRNAEAKLLGDGH